ATTATGTTCTTGATAATCCTGGACATTCTATATTTATAACAGGAATGTCTGCTTTTGGTATGGAAATATTAGTTAAATTTTTTTTAATTAATCCATTAGATGACAATATTGCTGTTTCTGAAATATTAAATGAATTTAGAAATAGATTTGATTTTAAATATGACTTTTAAGTATTTTTTTTCTTATTTTTTTTTAAAAGGGGATTAAGGTTTAATTAAAGTAATTAATTTACTTCAATTTATTTGTATAATATTGTGATTTCTTTTACATCACTATTTACATTTGCACTGTTGGATAGAAGTTCTCCGTAGTATATTTTAACGTCAAGATCTCCATTAATTAAATCTTTTGTTTTTATTCCGAAGTCTTTGAATTCTTCTGTTTGCATGTGTTGTTGTAATGCTTCTTTAGATTCCCATTTTTCGACAAACATTAACTCATCAGATTCAACATCATTATATAAGTTGTAGCTAACATTTCCATAATGGGTTCTTGAAGCTGCAATTAATGTGTTTGCTTCTTTAATGATATCTTCGGTTTTTCCTTCTTTTGGTTTTAAACTTGCGTTTACAATAATCATTTTTCTTAACTCCTATTATTGTATAATAATTAATATTAACTTGAATTTATTTATACTTTTTTTAAAAAATTTATATAATTATTGTAAATATGTTCTGTATACTTAAAAATATTGGTTTTTATAGTTGGGTTATTATGATTG
The sequence above is drawn from the Methanosphaera sp. WGK6 genome and encodes:
- a CDS encoding putative quinol monooxygenase, encoding MIIVNASLKPKEGKTEDIIKEANTLIAASRTHYGNVSYNLYNDVESDELMFVEKWESKEALQQHMQTEEFKDFGIKTKDLINGDLDVKIYYGELLSNSANVNSDVKEITILYK